One window of the Salvelinus sp. IW2-2015 linkage group LG10, ASM291031v2, whole genome shotgun sequence genome contains the following:
- the calca gene encoding calcitonin gene-related peptide 1 isoform X2 has product MCFTAGTMVMMKLSALLIAYFLVICQMYSSHAAPARTGLESMTDQVTLTDYEARRLLNAIVKEFVQMTSEELEQQANEGNSVTAQKRACNTATCVTHRLADFLNRSGGMGNSNFVPTNVGAKAFGRRRRDSPMTAPL; this is encoded by the exons ATGTGTTTTACAGCAGGGACCATGGTTATGATGAAGCTCTCTGCCCTCCTCATTGCCTATTTCCTGGTCATTTGTCAGATGTACAGCTCACATGCAGCTCCAGCCAG AACTGGTTTAGAGTCCATGACAGACCAAGTCACGCTAACTGACTATGAAGCCCGAAGGCTACTCAACGCCATCGTCAAGGAGTTTGTTCAAATGACTTCAGAGGAACTGGAGCAACAAGCCAATGAAGGAAATAG CGTTACAGCACAGAAGCGTGCGTGCAATACTGCCACATGTGTCACCCACCGCCTGGCTGACTTCCTGAACagatcaggaggaatgggcaacaGTAACTTCGTCCCCACCAACGTGGGCGCCAAGGCGTTTGGACGAAGAAGGAGAGACAGCCCCATGACAGCACCTTTGTGA
- the calca gene encoding calcitonin-1 isoform X1, whose translation MCFTAGTMVMMKLSALLIAYFLVICQMYSSHAAPARTGLESMTDQVTLTDYEARRLLNAIVKEFVQMTSEELEQQANEGNSLDRPMSKRCSNLSTCVLGKLSQELHKLQTYPRTNTGSGTPGKKRSLPESNRYASYGDSYDGI comes from the exons ATGTGTTTTACAGCAGGGACCATGGTTATGATGAAGCTCTCTGCCCTCCTCATTGCCTATTTCCTGGTCATTTGTCAGATGTACAGCTCACATGCAGCTCCAGCCAG AACTGGTTTAGAGTCCATGACAGACCAAGTCACGCTAACTGACTATGAAGCCCGAAGGCTACTCAACGCCATCGTCAAGGAGTTTGTTCAAATGACTTCAGAGGAACTGGAGCAACAAGCCAATGAAGGAAATAG cctGGATAGACCCATGTCCAAGCGTTGCTCCAACCTCAGCACCTGTGTGCTGGGCAAACTGTCCCAAGAGCTGCACAAATTGCAGACGTACCCCCGCACCAACACGGGAAGTGGCACGCCTGGCAAGAAACGCAGCTTGCCTGAGAGCAACCGCTATGCAAGCTATGGAGACTCATATGATGGAATCTGA
- the calca gene encoding calcitonin-1 isoform X3: MVMMKLSALLIAYFLVICQMYSSHAAPARTGLESMTDQVTLTDYEARRLLNAIVKEFVQMTSEELEQQANEGNSLDRPMSKRCSNLSTCVLGKLSQELHKLQTYPRTNTGSGTPGKKRSLPESNRYASYGDSYDGI; the protein is encoded by the exons ATGGTTATGATGAAGCTCTCTGCCCTCCTCATTGCCTATTTCCTGGTCATTTGTCAGATGTACAGCTCACATGCAGCTCCAGCCAG AACTGGTTTAGAGTCCATGACAGACCAAGTCACGCTAACTGACTATGAAGCCCGAAGGCTACTCAACGCCATCGTCAAGGAGTTTGTTCAAATGACTTCAGAGGAACTGGAGCAACAAGCCAATGAAGGAAATAG cctGGATAGACCCATGTCCAAGCGTTGCTCCAACCTCAGCACCTGTGTGCTGGGCAAACTGTCCCAAGAGCTGCACAAATTGCAGACGTACCCCCGCACCAACACGGGAAGTGGCACGCCTGGCAAGAAACGCAGCTTGCCTGAGAGCAACCGCTATGCAAGCTATGGAGACTCATATGATGGAATCTGA